One genomic segment of Nocardia spumae includes these proteins:
- a CDS encoding metal ABC transporter substrate-binding protein, which produces MAFITRKRLARLGFGITALITAASAVAGCGSGDHGHGDHTGARVVAASSWEAAFAKAAGATDVTVIVPAAIEHAPDYDPKPSDLVAVSRADFVLYAPFEGFAGKIKDAAGSSARMVSVNLDNSHDNVLSEVRRLGDMFGTRPAADTWLRDFDTVYGTLSADLRAAWRNTQPPTVIAQSFLGFAAQMSGARVLGTYGPGEVTAKQVAELSGLRPQFVFANAQMDTGTVLSGAGARQLDLSNYPTANDDLLTVYRDTAATIIAALRG; this is translated from the coding sequence ATGGCGTTCATCACCCGAAAGCGGCTCGCCCGCCTCGGATTCGGTATCACTGCACTGATCACCGCCGCTTCGGCCGTCGCCGGATGCGGTTCCGGCGACCACGGTCACGGCGATCACACGGGAGCGCGGGTGGTGGCGGCCAGCAGCTGGGAGGCCGCCTTCGCCAAAGCCGCCGGCGCCACCGATGTCACGGTGATCGTGCCCGCCGCGATCGAACACGCACCGGACTACGATCCCAAGCCGTCGGATCTGGTCGCGGTGTCGAGGGCCGATTTCGTGCTCTACGCGCCGTTCGAGGGTTTCGCGGGCAAGATCAAGGACGCGGCCGGATCCTCGGCGAGGATGGTGTCGGTCAACCTCGACAACAGCCACGACAACGTGCTCAGCGAGGTGCGACGGCTCGGCGACATGTTCGGCACCCGCCCAGCCGCCGACACCTGGCTGCGCGACTTCGACACCGTGTACGGCACGCTGTCGGCCGACCTGCGAGCCGCATGGCGGAATACGCAGCCGCCCACGGTGATAGCGCAGTCGTTCCTGGGGTTCGCGGCCCAGATGTCGGGGGCGCGGGTGCTGGGCACCTATGGCCCCGGTGAGGTGACCGCCAAGCAGGTCGCGGAGTTGTCCGGGCTGCGTCCACAGTTCGTGTTCGCGAATGCGCAGATGGATACCGGAACGGTCCTGTCCGGCGCGGGGGCCCGCCAGCTGGACCTGTCCAACTATCCGACCGCGAACGACGATCTGCTGACGGTCTACCGCGACACCGCGGCGACGATCATCGCCGCATTGCGGGGATAG
- a CDS encoding metal ABC transporter permease, with translation MNSAADVADLWQLASVQRALVALVLGAIGLPIVGVVIIGLDIMPVRFAMMHVALLGIAVGMLTGLDPMVCALAACAASGAALTPLARSPAGLSGAMGLLMSLAIAGALLVLSIAGVNANGAFELLWGSILATRTGDVALLAVLAVLVPMLFVLRRRQLALLLHDRELAASSGVRVYRLTLVLLVLVAVAVAAGIRLTGALLVDALTLLPALAARRVANSLPGMVFAAVVIGLLVNVTGFVLAVWFDLPPGPVLVLSAGAVALAVHVLPDGRTRRWRSSPESGSPASDSVSLH, from the coding sequence GTGAACAGCGCGGCCGATGTCGCGGACCTGTGGCAACTGGCCTCGGTGCAGCGGGCACTGGTGGCACTGGTGCTCGGCGCGATCGGCCTGCCGATCGTGGGCGTGGTGATCATCGGCCTCGACATCATGCCGGTGCGCTTCGCCATGATGCACGTCGCGCTGCTCGGCATCGCCGTGGGCATGCTCACCGGACTGGACCCGATGGTGTGCGCGCTGGCCGCCTGCGCCGCCTCGGGCGCCGCACTGACCCCACTGGCCCGCAGTCCCGCCGGATTGTCCGGTGCGATGGGGCTGTTGATGAGCCTGGCGATCGCCGGTGCGCTACTGGTGTTGTCGATCGCCGGAGTCAACGCCAACGGCGCGTTCGAATTGCTGTGGGGTTCGATCCTGGCGACTCGCACCGGTGATGTGGCGCTGCTCGCCGTGCTGGCGGTGCTGGTACCGATGCTGTTCGTCCTGCGGCGCCGGCAGCTGGCGCTGCTGCTGCACGATCGTGAACTGGCGGCCTCTTCCGGAGTACGGGTCTATCGGCTGACCCTGGTCCTGCTGGTACTGGTCGCGGTGGCGGTCGCGGCCGGAATCCGGCTCACCGGCGCGCTGCTGGTGGACGCGCTCACCTTGCTGCCCGCGCTGGCGGCCCGGCGGGTGGCGAATTCGTTGCCGGGCATGGTGTTCGCGGCGGTCGTCATCGGGCTGCTGGTCAATGTGACCGGGTTCGTGCTGGCCGTCTGGTTCGATCTGCCGCCCGGCCCGGTCCTGGTTCTGTCGGCGGGCGCGGTGGCGCTCGCGGTCCATGTATTACCCGATGGGAGAACACGACGATGGCGTTCATCACCCGAAAGCGGCTCGCCCGCCTCGGATTCGGTATCACTGCACTGA
- a CDS encoding ABC transporter ATP-binding protein, with translation METGSTVEMSGVCCAHGRRTVVRDVDVRVRAGERVALTGTNGSGKTTLLRAVLGLHPVRAGTVTVDGRQVRTGRDLDRRRRRVAWIPQRQAGGRFPLLARELLDSSGAFGEAVAAAGRLGVGDLVDRPLHTLSGGQLQRMYLARAVGCVGAGAGALLADEPTAALDFDGQSDAADLLTGLPVTLLVVTHDRALAARCDRVLEMADGRLREIPVRSGETR, from the coding sequence GTGGAAACGGGTTCGACGGTGGAAATGTCCGGGGTGTGCTGTGCGCACGGCCGGCGCACGGTGGTTCGTGACGTGGATGTGCGGGTGCGCGCGGGGGAGCGGGTGGCGCTGACCGGGACCAACGGGTCCGGGAAGACGACACTGCTGCGGGCCGTACTGGGGCTGCATCCGGTCCGGGCGGGGACCGTCACCGTCGACGGGCGCCAGGTGCGCACCGGGCGGGACCTGGATCGGCGGCGGCGCCGGGTGGCGTGGATTCCGCAGCGGCAGGCTGGAGGACGGTTTCCCCTGCTGGCGCGGGAACTGCTGGACAGCAGTGGCGCGTTCGGGGAGGCCGTCGCGGCGGCGGGGCGGCTGGGCGTCGGCGATCTGGTGGACCGGCCGTTGCATACACTGTCCGGCGGACAGCTCCAGCGCATGTACCTGGCGCGAGCTGTCGGGTGTGTGGGTGCCGGGGCGGGGGCCCTGCTCGCCGACGAGCCCACTGCCGCACTGGATTTCGACGGTCAGAGCGACGCCGCGGACCTGCTGACCGGGCTGCCGGTGACGCTGCTGGTCGTCACCCATGATCGTGCCCTGGCGGCCCGCTGCGATCGAGTGCTGGAGATGGCCGACGGCCGGCTGCGCGAAATACCCGTGCGGTCCGGGGAGACCAGGTGA